Proteins from a single region of Centropristis striata isolate RG_2023a ecotype Rhode Island chromosome 9, C.striata_1.0, whole genome shotgun sequence:
- the LOC131977758 gene encoding desmoglein-2.1-like, with protein MIRFSSPLFVFLACSAVFVVIANSGYDLQRKRREWVLPPMPLKENTDYTGRDFIARIRSDFQKVKKDVVYSLQGIGANQAPFHVFVVDPVTGFIKVTKKSLDREFIDTYNLSGYATYINGTPAEKKIDIRIKILDENDNAPVFQGINPGSVYELSPPGTTVMKISATDADEPGNINSQIAYSLVEETPPHGMFHIKQDGTVIVKRIDLDRERKDQYTLLVKGADLNGLPGGNSATGTVIINVLDVNDNPPTLEKEEYSGTIEENTKNVEVMRIKAEDLDQKGTDNWEPVFDIVKGNEVGYFSIKTDPVTKEGILMLDKEVDYEDIKDLELGLALRNKNPMFDGSDPNVNFGVNFGGAGGGGGAGGGAGAGAGGGGGAGSGTGGGAGGGATGASAGGAGGGAGGSSWTSGTTGKTYPIKIKVKNQPEGPSFDPKVKAIPISEGDNTVSINDVIATYWAKDGDTGKQAENVRYAKGSDPGNWLTIDPKTAEIKLNKIPDRESPHLINGTYFAKVLCITEDMPAKTATGTVAIQVEDFNDHCPKLTSNVQTMCTTAEAVVVNAKDEDMFPNGPPFVFMIVPEGTEGKWQAEHFNDTAAVLRYHEGTIWPGSYKVEVLVKDQQGQACPEPQKVIVEVCTCEEGNVCTRSASKGASLGPAGIGLLFLGLLLLALLLLLLLFCNCGGAGGLPGGFTEMPFDTKSHLINYRTEGQGENTEVPLLNMPTQVDGNMGIGMGMATTTSAIAPMGGFDYQQHLTTMDVMNGGTYREGFGSVQRDDSWGVMNQQNDNGFYTEFETRETRQGGGMYDGMALPDHFLGQYYTQKVTSVNDNIGVKDGFLVYDYEGQGSLAGSVGCCSLLESDNDLQFLDNLGTKFKTLAEVCGGKKIQTEVVESYVPRPSPSINTKTSVSSVMTTQQLPPPLKPQPQPQPQPQPQPQPQPTVSETVVRETTERSQIVKENTATVRQGITTVKNQMENQGQVVLLQQQQQQQPVYYTTTPVMQPMHYVVQPQVQNTYLLAQGAATNLQGMTLVNNGQTGPVQGMVLQGQTVMSSQQAQGPQMVLVEGSRIQNGGANLISGSKTMMVVEGQVPAGSVRVLNGSQTHLVQGGTLQPGGNVLVVGGAKSSGGKLVQVSGTSSQKSGTSGSQRVTHSKGSTSNGSQSILVGGSSTTTVSTTPSYRKVVVQEQKTFTE; from the exons GCTGTTTTTGTGGTGATTGCTAACTCTGGATACGATctgcaaagaaaaagaagagaatggGTTCTCCCTCCAATGCCACTAAAGGAAAATACAGACTACACTGGTCGTGATTTTATTGCCAGA ATTCGGTCAGATTTTCAAAAGGTGAAAAAAGATGTTGTCTACTCTCTGCAAGGTATTGGTGCAAATCAGGCGCCCTTCCATGTGTTTGTAGTCGATCCTGTCACAGGATTTATCAAGGTGACCAAAAAATCGCTGGACAGAGAGTTCATCGATACGTACAAC cTGTCAGGTTATGCTACGTACATAAACGGCACCCCtgctgagaaaaaaattgacatacgAATCAAGATTTTAGATGAAAACGACAACGCTCCAGTGTTTCAAGGCATCAACCCTGGGAGTGTGTATGAGCTCAGTCCGCCAG GGACTACAGTTATGAAAATAAGTGCAACTGATGCTGATGAACCAGGGAATATCAACTCCCAGATCGCCTACAGCTTGGTGGAGGAGACACCGCCTCATGGCATGTTTCACATTAAGCAAGATGGGACAGTCATCGTCAAGCGTATTGACCTGGACAGAGag AGGAAAGATCAGTACACACTGCTTGTGAAAGGTGCCGACTTAAATGGATTACCAGGGGGGAACAGTGCAACTGGCACTGTTATCATTAATGTCCTGGATGTGAATGACAACCCTCCCACTCTGGAAAAAGAGGAG TATTCGGGCACCATTGAGGAGAACACAAAAAATGTGGAGGTGATGAGGATCAAAGCAGAGGACCTGGACCAGAAAGGCACTGATAACTGGGAACCTGTGTTTGACATTGTCAAAGGCAATGAGGTTGGATACTTCAGCATTAAAACTGACCCAGTCACCAAAGAGGGCATCCTAATGCTTGACAAG GAGGTGGATTATGAGGATATAAAAGACCTGGAACTAGGACTAGCATTGAGGAACAAGAATCCAATGTTTGACGGATCTGATCCAAATGTTAACTTTGGTGTAAATTTtggaggagcagggggaggaggtgggGCAGGGggaggagctggagctggagcaggtggaggaggtggggcAGGAAGTGGGACAGGAGGTGGGGCAGGAGGTGGTGCCACTGGTGCCAGTGCTGGTGGGGCAGGAGGTGGGGCAGGAG GATCATCATGGACAAGTGGGACGACAGGGAAAACCTATCCAATCAAAATCAAGGTGAAGAACCAGCCTGAGGGACCAAGTTTTGACCCCAAAGTCAAAGCTATTCCCATCTCAGAGGGAGACAACACAGTCAGCATTAATGATGTTATTGCCACCTACTGGGCCAAAGATGGAGACACTGGGAAACAAGCTGAGAATGTCAG GTATGCCAAAGGCTCAGACCCTGGCAACTGGCTAACCATCGACCCAAAGACAGCTGAGATCAAACTGAACAAAATTCCTGATAGAGAGTCTCCACACCTGATCAATGGGACATATTTCGCTAAAGTGCTCTGCATTACAGAAG ACATGCCTGCTAAAACAGCCACCGGCACAGTAGCCATCCAGGTGGAAGATTTTAATGACCACTGCCCCAAACTGACCAGTAACGTCCAGACAATGTGTACCACCGCTGAAGCTGTGGTCGTGAATGCTAAAGATGAGGATATGTTCCCTAATGGACCTCCGTTTGTATTTATGATTGTCCCAGAGGGCACTGAGGGCAAATGGCAGGCGGAGCATTTCAATG ACACTGCAGCTGTCCTGAGGTATCATGAAGGTACCATATGGCCTGGTTCCTATAAGGTGGAAGTTTTGGTCAAGGACCAGCAAGGTCAGGCCTGTCCAGAACCACAGAAAGTGATAGTGGAAGTTTGTACCTGTGAGGAAGGAAATGTGTGTACAAGGAGTGCCAGCAAAGGAGCATCGTTAGGACCTGCAGGCATCGGACTGCTGTTCCTGGGCTTGCTGCTGTTAGCTT TACTCCTTCTGTTGCTGCTCTTCTGCAACTGTGGGGGGGCCGGGGGACTGCCAGGAGGTTTTACTGAGATGCCTTTTGACACCAAATCACACCTCATTAACTACCGCACTGAGGGCCAGGGAGAGAACACG GAGGTGCCACTGCTAAACATGCCAACACAAGTGGATGGAAATATGGGCATCGGTATGGGCATGGCGACCACGACTTCAGCAATAGCGCCAATGGGAGGTTTTGATTACCAGCAACATCTTACTACCATGGATGTGATGAATGGAGGTACCTATCGAGAGGGTTTTGGAAGTGTCCAAAGAGATGACTCCTGGGGGGTGATGAACCAGCAAAATGACAATGGCTTCTACACTGAATTTGAGACCAGAGAAACAAGACAGGGTGGAGGAATGTATGACGGCATGGCTCTGCCAGACCACTTCCTGGGACAGTACTACACTCAG AAGGTGACCAGTGTCAACGACAACATTGGAGTGAAGGATGGTTTTTTGGTTTATGACTACGagggccagggctcccttgctGGCTCAGTGGGCTGCTGCAGCCTCCTGGAGTCTGACAACGATCTGCAGTTCCTCGATAACCTCGGAACAAAGTTCAAGACCCTGGCTGAAGTGTGCGGAGGCAAGAAGATCCAAACTGAAGTTGTGGAATCGTACGTTCCTCGGCCCAGTCCTTCCATCAACACCAAGACCTCGGTATCAAGTGTGATGACTACCCAACAGCTGCCCCCTCCGCTGAAGCCGCAGCCGCAGCCGCAGCCGCAGCCGCAGCCGCAGCCGCAGCCGCAGCCGACCGTCTCTGAGACAGTGGTAAGGGAGACAACTGAACGTTCTCAGATTGTAAAGGAGAACACAGCCACTGTAAGGCAAGGGATAACCACTGTGAAGAACCAGATGGAGAATCAAGGCCAGGTGGTCCTGctacagcaacagcagcagcagcagccagtctACTATACCACCACCCCTGTAATGCAGCCAATGCACTACGTAGTCCAGCCACAGGTTCAGAACACTTACCTGTTGGCCCAGGGAGCAGCCACCAACCTGCAGGGCATGACACTGGTTAACAACGGCCAGACTGGACCTGTCCAGGGCATGGTGTTACAGGGGCAGACAGTGATGTCCAGTCAACAAGCCCAGGGGCCCCAAATGGTGCTCGTGGAGGGAAGCAGAATACAGAATGGTGGTGCCAACCTGATCTCCGGCTCCAAGACCATGATGGTGGTAGAAGGTCAGGTCCCTGCAGGGTCAGTCAGAGTGCTGAATGGGAGCCAGACCCACCTTGTTCAGGGAGGCACTCTGCAGCCAGGCGGGAACGTCCTGGTGGTTGGAGGGGCAAAAAGCAGTGGTGGCAAGCTGGTCCAGGTCTCAGGAACTTCGTCCCAGAAGAGTGGCACCTCAGGATCTCAAAGAGTCACCCACAGCAAGGGCAGCACATCCAATGGCTCTCAGAGCATCTTGGTGGGGGGTTCCTCTACCACGACAGTGAGCACAACCCCCAGCTACCGCAAGGTGGTGGTGCAGGAGCAAAAGACATTCACTGAATGA
- the LOC131977764 gene encoding transcription factor BTF3-like, which yields MKESIMNQEKLAKLQAQGRIGGKGSARRKKKVVHRTATADDKKLQFSLKKLGVNNISGIEEVNMFTDQGTVIHFNNPKVQASLAANTFTITGHAENKQLTEMLPGILNQLGADSLTSLRRLAETLPKPAGDNKAPMVAAEEEDDEVPDLVENFDEASKDEAN from the coding sequence ATGAAGGAGTCGATAATGAACCAGGAGAAGCTCGCCAAACTGCAGGCTCAGGGCCGCATTGGCGGCAAGGGGTCAGCCCGCAGAAAGAAGAAGGTGGTGCACAGAACAGCAACAGCGGATGACAAGAAGCTGCAGTTCTCCCTCAAGAAACTGGGAGTCAACAACATCTCTGGCATTGAGGAGGTGAATATGTTCACAGACCAGGGAACAGTGATCCACTTCAATAATCCAAAGGTTCAGGCCTCCTTGGCTGCCAACACTTTTACAATCACAGGGCATGCTGAGAACAAGCAGCTCACAGAGATGCTCCCAGGAATCCTAAACCAACTTGGAGCCGACAGTCTTACCAGTCTCAGGAGACTAGCAGAGACCCTCCCCAAACCAGCTGGAGACAACAAAGCCCCCATGGTTGCTGCTGAAGAGGAAGATGATGAGGTTCCAGATCTTGTTGAAAACTTTGACGAGGCTTCAAAGGACGAGGCAAACTAA